A genomic stretch from Paraburkholderia dioscoreae includes:
- a CDS encoding IS110 family RNA-guided transposase: protein MRIIGLDVSRSVAEIAYLEDGVLHAGGRAGLRRDELERFAASLRSTDHVVLEATGNTAAIVNVLRPRVARVAIANPLLVRLIAEARVKTDKIDAAVLAQLYASHFLPEVWMPDESTLALRRQVSRRSQLVRQRTRLKNEVHAVLAANLIERCPATDLFGRKGRVWLMAQPLPMDERLGVEQRLRELDRLGEDLQEVDKALAQASIGDERLRRLLTITGVNTTVAIGLLSAIGAVERFPNPEKLVSYFGLNPSVYQSGPTPARHGHITKRGRSYARALLVEAAWGAAQAPGPLRAFFLRVRDRRGQQVAIVATARKLAVIVWYVLTRNEPFAWDRPALTAHKLRALELQSGMPAQHGSRKGSAAAYSLKSVRDQERAVAEQAERTYQRLFSRWKQARPNKREVPLVWPGTPIS, encoded by the coding sequence ATGCGAATCATAGGACTGGATGTTTCGCGCTCCGTGGCCGAGATCGCGTATCTGGAGGACGGCGTGCTGCATGCTGGTGGCCGTGCCGGGCTCAGACGCGACGAACTGGAGCGCTTTGCCGCAAGCCTGCGCAGCACCGATCATGTGGTGCTCGAAGCGACGGGCAATACCGCCGCCATCGTCAACGTACTGCGCCCCCGCGTCGCGCGTGTCGCAATTGCGAATCCACTGCTGGTACGGCTCATCGCCGAGGCACGCGTCAAGACGGACAAGATTGATGCGGCAGTGCTGGCCCAACTGTACGCAAGCCATTTCCTGCCGGAAGTCTGGATGCCCGACGAGAGCACCCTGGCGCTACGTCGACAGGTCTCGCGCCGGTCACAACTCGTGCGGCAACGCACGAGGCTGAAGAACGAAGTGCATGCGGTGCTGGCTGCGAATCTGATCGAGCGGTGCCCCGCTACTGATCTGTTCGGCAGGAAGGGACGCGTATGGCTCATGGCCCAACCGCTGCCGATGGACGAGCGTCTGGGCGTCGAGCAACGCTTGCGGGAGCTGGACCGTCTTGGAGAGGATCTGCAAGAGGTCGACAAGGCCCTGGCGCAAGCCAGTATCGGCGACGAGCGGTTGCGCAGGCTGCTGACCATCACCGGCGTCAATACCACTGTGGCAATCGGCCTGCTGTCGGCAATCGGTGCCGTTGAACGGTTTCCCAATCCGGAGAAGCTGGTGAGCTACTTCGGGCTGAACCCATCGGTCTATCAGTCGGGCCCAACGCCCGCCAGGCATGGTCACATCACCAAGCGGGGACGTTCGTACGCACGGGCATTGCTCGTCGAGGCAGCCTGGGGCGCAGCACAGGCGCCCGGCCCTCTGCGCGCTTTCTTCCTGCGGGTACGCGACCGTCGCGGCCAGCAGGTCGCCATTGTCGCGACGGCACGCAAACTGGCGGTCATCGTGTGGTACGTGCTCACGCGCAATGAGCCGTTCGCCTGGGATCGTCCAGCCCTGACCGCACACAAGCTGCGCGCCCTGGAGCTGCAATCCGGCATGCCTGCACAACACGGCTCGCGCAAAGGATCGGCTGCAGCTTACAGCCTGAAGAGCGTACGCGACCAGGAACGGGCCGTTGCCGAGCAGGCCGAGCGCACCTATCAACGGCTGTTCTCGAGATGGAAGCAGGCGCGTCCCAACAAACGCGAGGTACCACTGGTGTGGCCGGGAACGCCAATCTCATAA
- a CDS encoding cytosine permease has translation MSTVTDNISGGSGSTSDSTAARLPTRPGERIYKSYFSFLWSGVAFSASTLTYAIGGALPFVGNTSLAIIGYLCGLIICMVPTVLAGMPSYRYGIDTMDAVKTALGVRGAVVMLFGILASSLGWTFVLLALSSRGFGVLVHSVSGVGGGVNETYVVVFAFAMLLVLWALSNRGASGMERVTAMVAPGQLISAAILLGLLIYKFGLSELFHANVPADKAYTHDPAQSLALAFEFGFANVLTFIPFVGGLTRLVSSRKHVMGPMVTGCGIVGAGFVSMVASLAAVLSGTADPTVWVVSVGGRWFGSALLLFMLLANLGTMVVFVYIGAVASQQIRVLAGIRWSWLIAILLSPGVYLAFRTEWLLEKVIAFMTYNGLFFVGILAVVLTDYFLLRRQRINAAHVFTHSHNGAYWFWGGVNWIGILMAAFGCAVYLWMYDPVSLRTVGMFRYIGAGVPACLSTAVGYYLLMKVFVVRGRRGGYPEGTRYESSKIEVTL, from the coding sequence ATGAGCACAGTGACTGACAATATTTCCGGTGGCTCCGGTTCAACGAGTGATTCGACTGCAGCGCGGCTGCCGACTCGGCCAGGTGAGCGCATCTATAAAAGTTATTTCTCATTCTTGTGGAGTGGTGTGGCGTTCAGCGCGTCGACTCTAACTTACGCTATCGGCGGTGCGCTCCCATTTGTCGGCAATACGTCGTTGGCAATCATCGGGTATCTCTGTGGTTTGATTATCTGCATGGTGCCGACCGTGTTAGCCGGCATGCCTTCATATCGATACGGTATCGATACGATGGATGCAGTCAAAACCGCCTTGGGGGTGCGCGGTGCGGTCGTGATGCTCTTCGGCATTCTTGCCTCAAGTCTCGGCTGGACTTTTGTCCTGCTGGCTTTGTCGTCGCGAGGATTTGGTGTTCTTGTCCACTCGGTGTCCGGGGTGGGGGGCGGTGTCAATGAGACATACGTCGTGGTCTTCGCTTTTGCGATGCTCTTGGTGTTGTGGGCCTTGTCAAACCGTGGTGCAAGCGGAATGGAGCGAGTGACGGCCATGGTCGCGCCGGGCCAATTGATTTCGGCTGCGATTCTGCTTGGCCTTTTGATTTACAAGTTTGGTTTGTCGGAGCTGTTCCACGCGAACGTGCCTGCCGACAAAGCTTACACTCATGATCCGGCTCAGAGCCTGGCGTTAGCATTCGAATTTGGTTTCGCAAATGTGCTGACGTTTATCCCCTTTGTCGGGGGATTGACCCGTCTTGTATCAAGCCGTAAGCACGTAATGGGGCCTATGGTGACGGGCTGCGGAATCGTCGGCGCGGGATTCGTGTCGATGGTCGCTTCGCTCGCGGCAGTCCTTAGCGGGACTGCCGACCCCACCGTTTGGGTGGTGTCGGTCGGAGGCCGGTGGTTTGGGTCCGCGCTTTTACTCTTTATGCTGCTCGCGAACCTGGGCACGATGGTTGTGTTCGTGTATATCGGAGCGGTCGCGAGTCAGCAAATTCGTGTCCTGGCAGGTATCCGCTGGTCGTGGCTCATCGCAATTCTTCTATCGCCAGGTGTCTACCTCGCTTTTAGAACGGAGTGGCTGCTTGAGAAAGTTATCGCATTCATGACATACAACGGTTTGTTCTTTGTTGGGATTCTAGCTGTGGTGCTGACGGACTACTTTCTCCTTCGGCGTCAGCGAATCAATGCCGCGCACGTGTTCACGCATTCGCACAACGGCGCGTACTGGTTCTGGGGCGGAGTCAACTGGATTGGAATCCTGATGGCAGCGTTTGGATGCGCTGTTTATCTGTGGATGTATGACCCGGTTTCACTCAGAACAGTTGGAATGTTCCGCTATATCGGCGCTGGCGTGCCCGCATGCTTGAGCACCGCGGTTGGATATTATTTGCTAATGAAAGTTTTCGTCGTGCGTGGTCGGAGAGGCGGATACCCGGAAGGAACACGGTACGAGAGTTCGAAGATCGAGGTCACGCTTTAA
- a CDS encoding efflux RND transporter permease subunit produces MLIRVIGKLERWLFTHRAITLIAFLLFTAVMGAFAIQLRMEAGFEKQIPIGHEYIKTFQKYRDDLLGANRLTVVVRAKHGTIWNQEGLTRLYRVTQAVAYLPNVDRIGVQSLWTPNSFVNEITEEGFRAEPIIPGTVTPENISASQVEAARKATDQGGYMGSLVSRDQKAVMVTASINEVGADGKVLDYVAYNKLIEEKVRKPFEDAGYEIQIIGFAKQIGDIADGAQGVLLFCGIALLLTGVAVYWYCHSLRFTILPIACSLTSLVWQFGTLKLLGFGLDPLAVLVPFLVFAIGVSHGVQQINFIVRELAHGKTTEEAARHSFTGLLIPGTLALVTAFVSFITLLLIPIPMIRELAITASLGVGYKILTNLVMLPVVASCFTFTREYAQKAMRKRESRARWLLVLARIAEPRNAVITLFVVAGIFSAAVWESRDRVVGTLQPGAPELRPDARFNRDAVSIAGSFDVGLDWLTLVVEGPANSCELPAVGQYGDALAYDMKTVPGVVSVSSYAGMLRTYNQGYNEGNPKMGVVPIDPGNYSSLSAEINRVRGYMRPDCSMTAVHLYLSDHKASTINRVIAAAKSFAAAHKTEGLQLRLAAGNAGVLAATNDEVEKSELPMMLYVYLAIVLLVFVVYRDLRAVVACCLPLTVGTFIGYWFMKEFEIGLTVATLPVMVLAVGIGVDYAFYIYNRLQAHLASGEPIVKALEHSILEVGMATIFTAITLAIGVATWSFSALKFQADMGKLLAFMFVVNLVMAMTALPALAVVLEKIFPRRRPVRAPGVLSH; encoded by the coding sequence GTGCTTATACGTGTAATTGGAAAACTCGAGCGTTGGCTGTTCACGCATCGAGCCATAACCCTCATCGCCTTCCTGCTTTTCACGGCTGTGATGGGGGCGTTCGCAATCCAACTGCGTATGGAGGCGGGCTTTGAGAAGCAGATTCCCATTGGGCATGAGTACATCAAGACATTCCAGAAATATCGCGACGACCTGCTGGGCGCGAATCGTCTCACGGTAGTCGTTCGTGCAAAGCATGGAACCATCTGGAACCAGGAGGGGTTGACGCGCCTATACCGCGTCACTCAGGCAGTTGCCTATCTTCCCAACGTGGACCGGATCGGCGTGCAGTCCCTCTGGACGCCAAACAGTTTCGTGAATGAAATCACGGAAGAGGGTTTCCGCGCTGAGCCGATTATTCCAGGCACGGTAACGCCAGAAAATATCAGTGCATCGCAGGTCGAGGCAGCCAGGAAGGCGACAGACCAAGGCGGCTACATGGGGTCACTTGTTTCGCGAGACCAGAAGGCGGTGATGGTGACGGCGTCGATCAACGAGGTCGGAGCGGACGGCAAGGTGCTCGACTACGTTGCCTACAACAAGTTGATTGAGGAAAAGGTTCGCAAGCCTTTCGAAGACGCCGGCTACGAGATCCAGATTATTGGTTTTGCCAAGCAGATTGGTGACATTGCAGATGGTGCGCAAGGAGTCCTGCTGTTCTGTGGGATCGCATTGCTTTTGACAGGAGTAGCGGTCTATTGGTACTGCCATTCCCTGCGCTTCACCATTTTGCCAATCGCATGCTCGCTTACGTCGCTCGTTTGGCAGTTCGGAACGTTGAAGCTTTTGGGATTCGGGCTCGATCCGCTGGCCGTTCTTGTCCCGTTCCTCGTCTTCGCGATTGGTGTTTCGCATGGTGTTCAGCAAATCAACTTTATCGTACGTGAGCTCGCTCATGGAAAGACGACAGAGGAGGCCGCGCGCCACAGTTTCACTGGTCTCCTGATCCCCGGGACGCTAGCGTTGGTTACGGCGTTCGTCTCGTTTATCACGTTGCTGCTGATTCCGATTCCCATGATTCGCGAACTGGCGATTACGGCGTCGCTCGGCGTGGGATACAAGATTCTCACCAATCTCGTGATGCTTCCTGTGGTCGCGTCATGCTTCACGTTCACGCGAGAATATGCGCAAAAGGCGATGCGCAAGCGCGAGAGTCGTGCCCGATGGCTCCTGGTGTTGGCACGTATCGCCGAACCGCGCAATGCGGTTATTACCCTGTTTGTGGTCGCGGGAATATTTTCCGCCGCTGTCTGGGAAAGCCGGGACCGCGTGGTTGGCACGTTGCAGCCTGGGGCGCCCGAGTTGCGTCCCGACGCGCGCTTCAATCGGGATGCCGTGTCGATCGCCGGCAGCTTTGACGTAGGGCTGGACTGGCTAACTCTGGTTGTCGAGGGACCGGCAAACTCGTGCGAGTTACCGGCTGTCGGCCAATACGGCGATGCGCTCGCGTACGACATGAAAACTGTCCCTGGGGTTGTATCAGTTAGTTCATACGCGGGGATGTTGCGCACCTACAACCAGGGATATAACGAAGGTAATCCCAAGATGGGCGTCGTGCCAATTGACCCGGGTAACTACTCGTCACTTAGTGCAGAAATCAATCGCGTTCGCGGGTACATGCGTCCGGATTGCAGCATGACGGCGGTCCACCTTTATCTTTCCGATCACAAGGCATCGACCATTAATCGTGTGATCGCGGCAGCTAAGTCGTTTGCCGCGGCTCATAAGACCGAAGGGCTCCAACTCAGATTGGCCGCGGGCAATGCGGGAGTCCTCGCAGCAACAAATGACGAAGTGGAGAAGAGCGAATTGCCGATGATGCTGTACGTCTATCTGGCGATTGTCCTGCTGGTTTTCGTTGTCTATCGGGACCTCCGCGCGGTCGTCGCGTGTTGTTTGCCGCTGACCGTAGGCACATTCATTGGCTACTGGTTCATGAAAGAGTTCGAAATTGGACTGACTGTCGCGACGCTTCCCGTGATGGTGCTCGCCGTCGGCATTGGCGTGGACTACGCGTTTTACATCTACAACCGGCTCCAGGCTCATCTTGCAAGTGGCGAACCTATCGTCAAGGCTCTCGAACACTCGATTCTGGAGGTTGGTATGGCGACAATCTTTACTGCGATCACCCTAGCGATCGGAGTAGCGACCTGGTCGTTCTCGGCACTCAAGTTCCAGGCTGACATGGGGAAGTTGCTGGCTTTCATGTTTGTCGTCAACCTTGTCATGGCGATGACGGCGCTGCCGGCGCTGGCAGTTGTCCTCGAAAAGATTTTTCCGCGGCGTCGACCTGTACGGGCGCCCGGGGTTCTCAGTCACTGA
- a CDS encoding DUF1302 domain-containing protein, protein MKLRKTKLASVGVLTAVAASCVQAFTFTYGDISGNFDSAYTAGLGYRLHSPSCALTGDSAVCGGPANTAQWSNGDDGDLNYHRNKLFTAYLKGTNELYLDDPAIGAKFLARATYFYDFAAANTDRTELSSAAYAQMVRNIRLLDLWAEKDFRIADQSAHIRVGNQVINWGESLFLAGGINATNSFDYQKLLVPGTQLKEAVLPAPMVEFSSALGRGLTMSAYYQLGWNGNIYPAVGSYFSTSDSLNNGNVPLSVSTTNGNVSASDGATIAGNGSRSAYGAANGGLVNGVYAGAPFNAIGVPVAGNVYGKNSGQYGISMHYKPKSIEADFGLYYLRYNDKSPVLNITSAGQYQYQYLNSRQLFGVSTNFQIGDWAIGGELSYRPHDAVSLSGCYNAGGAIDASNAAAGSCPLWEDKKKINLDLTALLGITPANYPLILKGLGNASAANLSLELGLTKYPGVSSSGEIVRTVNGQQVVQVPAAGYITWLNDPSSASASPIGVGTSTSAGAVVDFNWTYDGTLIHGWQVTPGATYSRTLFGNTPTYSANYLHNASSLNVYVLFNQNPATWQAGINWTTYMGKAPYQYYRDRDFVGAFVTRNF, encoded by the coding sequence ATGAAGCTTCGGAAGACTAAGTTAGCATCCGTTGGCGTATTGACTGCAGTAGCAGCATCGTGTGTACAGGCTTTCACGTTCACATACGGCGACATATCAGGAAATTTCGACTCAGCCTACACTGCGGGACTTGGATATCGACTACATAGCCCGAGCTGCGCGCTGACAGGGGATTCCGCTGTTTGCGGTGGCCCCGCCAATACGGCTCAATGGTCTAACGGAGATGACGGCGACCTCAATTATCACCGGAACAAACTGTTTACCGCTTATTTGAAGGGAACGAACGAGCTGTATTTGGATGACCCGGCGATTGGTGCCAAGTTCCTTGCGCGTGCGACGTACTTCTATGACTTTGCCGCCGCCAACACTGATCGTACAGAGCTGAGTTCGGCCGCGTACGCGCAAATGGTGCGAAATATTCGACTACTCGACCTATGGGCTGAAAAAGACTTTCGCATCGCCGATCAGTCTGCACACATCCGGGTGGGTAACCAGGTGATCAACTGGGGCGAGAGTCTCTTTCTCGCTGGTGGTATCAACGCAACCAATTCCTTCGACTATCAAAAGCTTCTCGTCCCCGGCACGCAATTGAAAGAGGCGGTTTTGCCCGCACCAATGGTCGAGTTTTCGTCGGCACTAGGGCGTGGCCTCACTATGTCCGCGTACTACCAGCTTGGATGGAACGGCAATATCTATCCAGCGGTTGGCTCCTATTTCAGTACCTCGGATTCGCTTAACAACGGCAACGTGCCGCTCAGTGTAAGCACAACGAATGGCAACGTAAGCGCGTCGGACGGCGCGACTATTGCGGGTAACGGCTCTCGTAGTGCGTATGGAGCAGCCAATGGTGGCCTTGTCAACGGCGTATATGCCGGCGCGCCATTCAACGCCATCGGCGTTCCCGTGGCGGGAAATGTTTATGGTAAGAATAGTGGGCAGTACGGGATTTCGATGCACTATAAGCCTAAATCGATAGAGGCCGATTTTGGACTTTATTACCTTCGCTACAACGATAAGAGCCCGGTGCTCAACATTACCTCTGCGGGGCAGTATCAATATCAATACCTCAATAGTCGTCAGCTCTTCGGCGTGAGCACAAACTTTCAGATCGGTGATTGGGCTATCGGCGGGGAACTGTCCTACCGTCCCCATGATGCCGTGTCGCTGTCTGGGTGCTACAACGCAGGCGGTGCCATCGACGCTTCCAACGCAGCGGCCGGATCCTGTCCGCTCTGGGAAGATAAAAAGAAAATCAATCTCGACTTGACGGCACTTCTGGGCATCACGCCAGCAAACTACCCGCTCATTCTCAAGGGGCTCGGTAACGCCAGCGCCGCCAACCTTTCCCTCGAACTGGGCTTGACGAAATATCCCGGCGTCAGCTCATCCGGAGAAATCGTTCGGACCGTCAACGGACAGCAGGTGGTGCAGGTGCCGGCAGCGGGCTACATCACCTGGCTGAACGACCCTTCCAGCGCGAGCGCTTCGCCGATTGGCGTCGGGACGTCGACATCGGCTGGAGCCGTTGTCGACTTCAACTGGACATACGACGGCACGTTGATTCATGGCTGGCAGGTGACGCCTGGAGCGACCTATTCGCGCACTCTTTTCGGCAACACGCCGACGTACAGCGCTAACTACCTGCATAACGCAAGTTCTCTCAATGTCTATGTGCTCTTCAACCAGAATCCGGCAACGTGGCAAGCCGGGATTAACTGGACTACATACATGGGCAAAGCTCCTTACCAGTACTACCGCGACCGTGACTTCGTCGGCGCGTTTGTAACTCGCAATTTCTAG
- a CDS encoding phytanoyl-CoA dioxygenase family protein has protein sequence MSSTSNTTRLQEVPAGTPATEVKRIIDADGGVIIKGLFARQVDAMNAEIDPIISKWHEGVRGNEWMEEFAGRQTKRLTQLVARSKVFREQMIDDETMLSYVDTMMLETSDSYWMNAAQVIELQPGEKVQMLHRDLENYPIFRKYGAEAPEVMCNCLVALSDYTEEMGATRVIPGSHRWADFEDRGEQSQTIAAVMEKGDALLYSGKMLHGGGANRSTKPRRALALAFCCGWLVPEEAYPFVVPIEIARTMSARAQQLMGFRSFHNSKLGGGSLWQVDYLELGDFLELNKSEVTAV, from the coding sequence ATGTCCTCAACCTCGAATACAACACGCCTCCAGGAAGTCCCAGCTGGCACACCGGCGACCGAAGTGAAACGAATTATCGATGCCGACGGCGGCGTCATAATCAAGGGCTTGTTCGCCAGGCAAGTCGACGCGATGAACGCCGAAATTGACCCCATCATTTCGAAGTGGCATGAAGGGGTCCGAGGCAATGAATGGATGGAGGAGTTCGCTGGCCGACAGACCAAACGTTTGACTCAGCTAGTTGCACGAAGCAAGGTGTTTCGTGAGCAAATGATCGACGACGAAACCATGCTCTCGTATGTCGATACCATGATGCTCGAAACCTCCGATTCGTACTGGATGAATGCGGCTCAAGTGATCGAACTTCAGCCAGGTGAGAAAGTTCAAATGCTGCATCGGGATCTTGAGAATTACCCGATATTTCGCAAATATGGAGCCGAAGCACCTGAAGTCATGTGCAACTGCCTGGTGGCGCTTTCGGACTACACGGAAGAAATGGGCGCTACCCGTGTCATTCCGGGCAGCCACAGGTGGGCCGACTTCGAAGACCGAGGCGAACAATCCCAAACTATTGCGGCCGTGATGGAGAAAGGCGACGCACTCCTGTACTCCGGAAAGATGCTGCACGGCGGCGGCGCAAACCGAAGCACCAAGCCCCGACGTGCGCTCGCGTTGGCATTTTGTTGTGGATGGCTGGTTCCCGAAGAGGCTTATCCCTTTGTCGTACCGATTGAGATCGCTCGCACGATGAGTGCGAGAGCTCAGCAACTCATGGGCTTCCGGTCCTTCCACAATTCCAAGCTCGGCGGCGGAAGTCTCTGGCAGGTCGACTACCTTGAGTTGGGCGATTTTCTCGAGCTGAACAAGTCGGAAGTCACAGCGGTCTAG
- a CDS encoding IS3 family transposase (programmed frameshift): protein MKRIPKAVYTKEFREEAVKLAMTDGVGVSEAARRVSISMKTLANWVRAAKDGKLETVGQTQKPLTEIEAELGRLKRELAEVKMERDLLKKFGNVLREGVAVKYGVIEQMRQHYPVPPMCRFLGVSTSGYYAWRKRPLSLHDQQEPGLEAQVRAAHERSRQTFGPERLQKDLANHGVQIGVHRIKRLRAKLGLRCKQKRKFKATTNSTHNLPVAPNILDQDFSVSAPNQAWCGDITYIATDEGWLYLAGLKDLFSGEIVGYAMSERMTKQLVMQALFRAVASHRPPTGLIQHTDRGSQYCAHAYQNLLKQFGMQASMSRRGNCFDNAPIESFWGSLKNELVYHRKFATRDQASKEITEYIEIFYNRQRTQERLDYLSPAAFTQRFHLSKMAA, encoded by the exons ATGAAGCGAATCCCCAAGGCTGTGTACACGAAGGAATTTCGTGAAGAAGCAGTAAAGCTAGCAATGACTGACGGCGTCGGCGTGTCTGAAGCTGCACGTCGAGTGTCAATATCGATGAAGACGTTGGCGAACTGGGTTCGCGCCGCAAAGGACGGCAAGCTGGAGACCGTGGGGCAAACCCAGAAACCACTGACAGAGATCGAGGCGGAGCTGGGCCGGCTCAAGCGAGAGTTGGCAGAAGTGAAGATGGAGCGCGATCTGTTAAAAAAGTTTG GCAACGTACTTCGCGAAGGAGTCGCGGTGAAGTACGGCGTAATTGAGCAGATGCGACAGCATTACCCCGTGCCGCCGATGTGCCGGTTCCTGGGCGTGTCCACCAGTGGCTACTACGCCTGGCGCAAACGGCCGCTGTCGTTGCACGATCAACAAGAGCCTGGGCTCGAAGCGCAGGTGCGTGCAGCTCACGAGCGTAGTCGACAAACCTTCGGCCCGGAACGGCTACAGAAGGATCTAGCGAACCACGGTGTCCAGATTGGTGTTCACCGCATCAAGCGTTTGCGGGCAAAGCTCGGCCTTCGCTGCAAGCAAAAGCGCAAGTTCAAGGCGACGACCAACTCGACGCACAATCTGCCAGTCGCACCGAACATCCTGGATCAGGACTTCAGTGTGAGCGCACCAAATCAGGCCTGGTGCGGTGACATTACCTACATCGCGACCGATGAGGGATGGCTGTATCTGGCCGGCCTCAAGGATCTGTTTAGCGGAGAGATCGTCGGCTATGCCATGAGCGAGCGCATGACAAAACAGCTGGTCATGCAGGCGCTGTTTCGGGCTGTCGCGTCGCACCGGCCACCGACGGGCCTGATACAACACACGGATCGCGGTAGTCAGTATTGCGCCCACGCCTATCAGAATCTGCTCAAACAGTTCGGCATGCAGGCATCAATGAGCAGACGTGGAAATTGCTTCGACAACGCACCCATCGAATCATTCTGGGGCTCACTGAAGAATGAACTCGTCTATCATCGCAAGTTCGCGACCCGCGATCAGGCCAGCAAAGAAATCACGGAATACATCGAGATCTTTTATAACCGGCAGCGCACACAGGAGCGTCTGGACTATCTGTCGCCGGCCGCTTTCACGCAGCGATTCCATTTGAGTAAAATGGCTGCTTAA
- a CDS encoding WD40/YVTN/BNR-like repeat-containing protein translates to MLAISGCALAADTPSGKPALAVTPAPHTVGALGATMLSAATVGKRVVSVGDHGAILLSDDEGEHFRQATLVPVSSMLTSVSFANDKTGWAVGQWGAILRTDDAGETWRIQRVDVANDRPFFSVYFKDKSEGWAVGLWSLMLHTTDGGSTWQEVALPPPPGSAKADVNLYSMFANAKGELFIPAERGFVLRSTDAGKSWTYLTTGYAGSFWSGAALKDGTLLVGGLRGSIYRSSDDGQSWSNVSTALHSSVNGILQRSNGTVLAIALDGVSMLSNDQGKTFGAAQRSDRLPLTAVTQTQGGKVVVFSDSGPVKQ, encoded by the coding sequence ATGCTGGCGATCTCTGGTTGTGCTCTCGCTGCGGATACGCCCAGCGGCAAGCCAGCACTTGCTGTCACGCCGGCGCCGCATACCGTCGGTGCGCTTGGCGCCACGATGCTAAGCGCCGCAACGGTTGGAAAGCGGGTTGTGAGCGTCGGCGACCACGGCGCCATCTTGCTGTCTGACGACGAAGGCGAGCATTTTCGGCAGGCTACACTCGTGCCGGTTAGTTCGATGCTGACGTCTGTTTCGTTTGCCAACGACAAGACTGGATGGGCGGTCGGCCAGTGGGGCGCAATCCTGAGGACCGATGATGCCGGCGAAACGTGGCGGATTCAGCGGGTCGATGTGGCGAACGACCGGCCATTCTTTTCTGTCTATTTCAAGGACAAATCTGAAGGGTGGGCAGTGGGACTCTGGTCCCTCATGCTTCATACGACCGATGGTGGTTCGACATGGCAAGAAGTCGCGTTGCCGCCGCCACCCGGCAGTGCCAAGGCCGATGTCAACCTTTACAGCATGTTTGCCAATGCGAAGGGCGAGTTGTTCATTCCGGCGGAAAGGGGTTTTGTTCTACGGTCGACTGATGCGGGAAAATCGTGGACTTACCTTACAACCGGATATGCGGGCAGTTTTTGGAGTGGTGCTGCACTGAAGGACGGCACGCTACTTGTCGGCGGACTTCGCGGCTCGATCTACCGCAGCAGCGATGACGGGCAGAGTTGGAGCAACGTCTCCACCGCCCTTCATAGCTCAGTGAACGGGATTCTCCAGCGTTCGAATGGAACAGTGCTGGCCATTGCGTTAGACGGCGTCTCAATGCTGAGCAACGATCAGGGGAAAACTTTCGGAGCGGCACAGCGTTCTGACCGACTGCCATTGACGGCTGTCACCCAAACGCAGGGCGGAAAGGTTGTAGTCTTCTCCGACAGTGGTCCAGTGAAGCAATGA